The window cagatggtgggGTCAGAGTTTTGTGTCAGCAACATGAATCAActgacccaacctgccttgtgtcgacagtccaggctgctggtggtagtgtaatggtgtggggaatgttctCTTGGCTCAGTTTGGGCCCTTAATGCCAATCTATCATGGTCTGAATGCTGCAGTctttctgaaaaaataaaaaattaggTTCTACAACTTAGAAGACAGCACCTCTAATAAAACTAAATACACAAATTAGTGCACTTTTATGAAACCAATATTATGAGCATCAACTCAGTATTTTGAGCATCAACAGAATTTTAGATCAGAATTTCAACTcagtgttcagttcagtttctctTGTTGCAATACTTGAAGCAGTTTATAGCTCTGCACAGTTTCTTTCAGTCAGGTTgtctagttttgtttttggatcCTTTAGGTATTAAAGGTCAAAGAGTCATCGGTGTTCTTCATTTGTTGTTTGAGTTTGTTCAAGTTTCTGTAAGGGCTTTTTTCTTCTGGGTGCACCCTATTATTTGTAATAGGCCAAAGTCAGACTGGGGTCATGGCAAATCCTACCACACTGTTGAACAcgctgttgcccataaagttggaataattttgttttcagacacattcctctttttattcccatttatacacatcagtaatcacattggaagagactgatcaataaaattttgagaagatatacactttatctatcaagaatgaATTACATTGCCACAGttatttcatgagaagaggtaaaatatattttattccaacgttacgggcaacagtgtatatttGTGACATAGTTCTGTGATAGCAGCAGCTTCAACCCACAACATTTTATTGAATGTTTTTAATCCatgttaaatgaattaaaaaatgtttttagcttTTAACCATGAAGTTATTATTGTCACGTCATCATCTACCGCTTATCtaggtccaggcccaggttgcagTCCACagtgcaccgaagtcctacggcacctcccacgggtggtgggcttatgggaggtggtgctggccggagtggggctcaaacctggggcccgagagattgagtctcatgctctaccaactgagctaactgggCAGCtgaagttattattattagctcTTTTTAGCCTTTCAACTATGGTTACAAATCTTAAccatgaatttttaaaaacccttttacacctcaaaatctTGATTAAGGTCATAATTTTTATCCTCACACATTTTAAACCTTTTCTTACACTCTTGCTAAACActattttttgtcttgttttacagcatactaatgatattcaatctacTCAAAAATAcagttcacatttattttcttcatgttaCACACACGTcaatgagttcagtgaactttgAATCCAATGAAACTCCTTTGGGATGCGGTAGAATGGGAGATTGGCAGcctgaatgtgcagctgacagatCTGCAGAAGTGATGTGATgtaatcatgtcaacatggagcagggACTCAAAGAGATTAATTGAATAAATTGAGGCTGTTTAGAGAACAAAAGGAGGCACTGTCCAACGTTGGTATGGTTGTTCCTGATGAAGTGCTCAGCAAGTGAATGTTGCTTTTACTGGCTCTGTGCAGTACAGAAAACCCCCCACCTGCCACCTCTACTTATTAAAGATTTATTCTGCTGTCTGCAGGAGTGATGTTCTTCTCTATAGGCAGAACAGAAGGCACGCAATGAATTTCACAGTCCCATTCTCAGTGCATGTGGAAATTTTCACCATAATACAGTTTCACTGCATGTATCAACATATCTTTTTCTCCAGTGAGTGGCTGGTCTCTATGCCAGAAATGGTCTATAGTATATCCCTGCTGTATTTGCTCGGACACCATGAATTAgtgctgttgtgctgtgttgtgagCATAAAGAAATGTGTCTTTGTTGACTGTGAAACAACAGATCTGCCTGGAGACCATGGTGCTGTAATCTATCTCCAATTTCTAGGTGAGAGAAATACACCTTCCTGCCAAAACTCTAGGGACGAAGTGAGCACCCAGAGGTGATGACACAGTTCACTGTCAACCTCCCAATCTCCCTGTCCCCATCAGCTGGGGAgacaacagaggagaggagaggagagggaagaataggagaggaaaggagaaaggcTTATCATTATGCAAGATCAGAAGAAaatctctgtttttcagtgttatgATTTAAATTCTattaacacacagtcacacaaacataaGAAAGAGACTAGCAGAGTCTTGGGACGACTGCTATTCTCTGTGGGCCTTGGGATGACATGGCAGGATCCTATTTAGCAGTCATCtgagtggaaaataaaacaaggaaCTGCAGTGAGTCTTTCATGTCCATGAGACAGTGTCCTTCACTGGAAATCTAAAGGTCACTGCGTCGTCCCCACTGCATTGTTGCCGTGTAGGGAGACTATGGCACAAAACCTGTTTTGTATTGATGTAttagcagaaaaataaaacaaaagcaatgtATTGTAATGTTTCTGagatttttttatgtaaaatgcaAAGGGTGCTGAaacttttctttatctttctgtttTGCAGACTGTAAACCATCTGGCTATGGATATGTTAGGAATCGGGTGCACTTGTCTTGGTGGTTTAATCCTTGCAGGCTTACAAAGCTGATCTGCTGTGAGGATCAATTCCCTGGGGTGCAAAGGTCATCACTGACCTTCTTATAATACAGTTCAGCGAGCCTCACTTATGCAGTGTCATGAACCTGATCATGTGTAACTGCTTCTTAACCTCTGACAGTTTAAACTCCTGGCATGCTTGACACCCTTCAGTATCTCGTAAAGTGTAAAGCAACAGTTAAGTACAACATGCATAATGCATGTTTAACTTGTGGTTCAGGGTTTTGATTAGATTTGATTTTAGTAGCTTTTGATTGATTCTTAATGAGAGTGATATTGAATGCAAACCTGAAACACCTCTTTGTTATTAGAAAGGTCACACCACAGTTAAACtattaatattcatatattttagGCAATGCATGGGGCATTATTAAACACCTTGTTACTGGCATCATAAAATACAACCTGGCTCtttgttttgcagatattttggTCATGAAccttggacaaattaaaattctgaCCTGGCGATGGCTCTGGATGAAAACTTAAGGGATTACAAAGTTTCAGTTCATCCTGTGGAGAACACAAATGTCTGAACCAAAtattcatggcaatccatcccacagctgtcaagacatttcactcaaaaccacacaTGTCAACCTCATGATggcacaagaggaaaagtcagagatTACCAgtgtcattaggattcatcgtCTGGGATTAATGAATGCTTGCACAAAATTTCATGCCAATCTGTCGGGTAGATGTTGTGCCATTTTACTGAATGACTGAAATTTTTTACCCGCTGGTAAAAGTCACAGGGCTTGCCAAAGTCTGTAGGAACCATCCCCTGGGGATCATTAATGTCCATACAGAACTTCATGCTCATTCATCCAATAGTGGTTGTAAGTTGCCACAAAGCCATCTGGCTAGCACGGCCAAAAACAAAGTCTGCTGTtcaaaatacagtacatatagATTGTTTGCTCGCTAGAAAACCAGCAAATGATGGCATAAGATGTATTGTGCTCCTATGTTATTTGTTTGAAATTTGTTTGAAAGGATCTTTGGGCTgtaatacatacagtatttttttaagtaagtgTTGGTGTGCTCTCATGTTTCCTCAGACAGACTAATGAGGGAGACCACATAATGTGCCTGAGCGGTATACTGTATAATGATGGAggctctgttctgctctgtgatCAACTTTAAAAGGAGTACATCTTGTTTGTGACTGCTGCTTTGCCCACCAGTGATttacacagagctaaaagaaagtCAGACTAAATACAGAGTGACAGCTGGGCAAATAAGACAAGAATCAGATGCCAGTTCTCCCtcagattcatttttttattcacgTTTCTATCGAAAACTCAAGAACGACAGAAATAGTGTTTTCAAATTATGAAATGAGGAAACATCCACCTATAATCCTGaactgaaatataaaacattaaagcaggtgtgtgttgctgggttgttgttttaaaatgccTGGAGCTGAGAACAGCTCAGTGGGAATCAGTCAGTTAGCCTGGCTCTAAATGGAGAAGGTCATCAAGCTGAGAAGGGAATAGATTCAGCCGAGCTCATTCTGAAGAGGTTTCTATTTATAGTTTGTTATAAGAATGTacactcaccgagcactttGTCAGGAACaaccatactaatactgggtggagcctccctttgctctcaaaacagcttcagttttttttttttttttcaattaatcccTTTGAGgctctgctccatgttgacatgactgcatcacatcatttctgcagatttgtcagctgcacattcaggCTGCCAATCTCCTGATCTAACACATCCCAAAGGAATTTCACTGGATTTAGATCTGGTgcctggggaggccactgaagttcactgaactcactgtcatgttcatgaaaccagtttgagatgactTTGTGATATGGTGCATTATTATGctgggatgaacatggtcagcagcaATATTCAGATGGACTGtggcattcagaccatgattgattTGCATTAAGGGCCCAAattgagccaagaaaacattccccacaccattacactACCATCAGCAGATTAGATTCTAGATTGATGTTGCTAAATTATGTCATGTTACACTAAATTTTGACCCCATGTTAAGTGCCTGGacagcttgtgtgttttgttttgtgttcccctctttctcctcccccgcccccctttCCAGTGCTCCAGGTGCAGATTGCCTTATGAAGGCGTGATCAGACCTGACCAATCAGCACGCGAGGCCCATGGTTAAaaggagctctctctctctctctctctctctctctctctctctctctctctctctctctctctctctctctctcttatttttcctcttcctgcttgCTGCAGGTTTTGCTGATTGGTTATCATGGAGCAGCTTAAGTGTGGTGGGCAGTTGTGGACAGGTGGATTCAGGGTGCCCTGTGCAGTAGCAGCATGTAGAACTCCTGTTCTCTAGATATACTAGGGATAttggttggtgccacccccctggatttggttttctttatcttttattaGCTAGCTCAGCCAGGTCAtcagtttcctttgttttcccaGATAGCCAGTAGTTAAGGCCTGGTTTTATTATGACTCTTGTTTGATTGTGATCTATGTTTTCCAGTAAACAAGCATTAATTTTGTCACCTGTACTGACTCCATTCAGTTACTTTGTCTGCTGTGTTACTGACCTGAAACCCCTAGCTTCTACCAACTAAGGTTGTAACACCCCActatctgcagcctcagcagttcttggctgacaggagtggaacctgATCTTCTggtgttgtagtccatccacctcaaggttggatgtgttgttcattctgagatgcttttctgctcaccacagttgtagTTCTGTCTTTGTAGTTAGCCTTTGTCtcagcttgttttttgtttctggctccattctgagttaaactctagagactgttgtgtgtgtgaatcccaggagatcagtagtttcagaaatactcaaaccggCCTGTCTGCCACCAACAATCAGTCACTGAGATCccatttttctgatttttgatGTTGGACATTAACTCCAGGTCCTGACCTGTATTTGCGCTATTTTATGCATCACAATGCTGCCACGTGATTGGCAGATAAGATAATTGCATGAAtgagcaggtgtacaggtgtttgGTGTGTGTAAGCCCCTCTGCTGTCCCTGTAGATTGTATGTTAATGCAATATATCGCACATACCACCGCAACTCAGTGGCTACATTTGATAGGTAGCTCGAGGTGTTCCTTGGTATTTACATGCACTGCAGACAGGTTCCACACAGagtctttatttattcaatGTACACTGATACACAGCTTGATAGTACCATGCGGGTAAGAAAAATGCCTCTGGGTGAAATTTTTTGTTCAGGATGGAAAGCTCCAGGCtaagtttctttaaaaaaaaaaaaaaaaaaaccttcagtcTAACATCAGCTTTTGCTCCATCTAGTCACACAAACACGGGTGATTTTGGGAAACGTAGTCCTAAACAGTACAGAAAGAGATGGTGCAGGTATGACTATGGGGCTGGGATAAGTACAAAAACATATTCTAACACAAACACCAGCTAGACTTGATATGTGGAACATATGTATCAGGACAGAAACCAGATCTTTATACCTTTGTCTGTTACGTATTTACTGATACATCagtcaaataataaataatagtaaTTATGATAATAGGAAATTGAAAATTCACAGACATGTCATATGAGTAACAGGCTATTGCAttctccacccccaccccccaaccccatcACAACCCTTGTAGTTCCAACAGGTATGAATTTGTTTACATGCAAATGTCACACCATCATCACTGTGCTGTCGCTTCCACCTGCCGTCTCCACACACAGTGGCAGAGCAACGTGGTGCTCACTAGGACTTCTCATCACGCTTCTTCTTCTGGAACTTCCTGAACTGGGACTGGATGGCGACTGCCGCCTTTTCAGTTTCCGGGTCGTCCATGTCGATATCAAAGTCCTCCGGGACATTTGTCTTAGAATCATCtagaagaaagggaaaaagatgGATGTGACTCATGGGCAGTAAACAAAGAGTGGTCTGAGTCAGGTTGCCAAGGCAGGTGAATTGACATCCACTAAACCTCTGTCCCAAGCAGCAATTGTCCAATCATATCTTATCAAGTTGTTAGCGATGCTCCCTGTGGAAGGAGTTTGGAGGGTGCTGCAGTTCTTTTTAGCCTCTCCAAACCCCCAAAGGGCATAGTTAAGGCCTTTAAGAttcttatttaaaaacaagCCAGCTGGAAACAGTAAAAAGTTAGCTGGAGACTGTATTTTCAAGCTAATAATGGAGCTCACATTTACTGCAATTTAATGCTTAATGCTCTAGGTACTGCTAACCTGTGATAGTTGCCATTTTACCTGGCAAAATCAATGGTTGcctgccaaaaaaaagaatcttCTTTTGTTTATCTCTCCCTGAAATTAAGAAcccattgtttaaaaaaaaaagttaagtggTAAATCTGCTACCATTAGTATTTCAAACTGCATTATGTGCTGTGCAGGCTTGACAAGGGTAGTGACAGTAAGGTCAATTTCATTACAGTATGTTGTCTTTTAAGGCTTAGTGGGCATAGAATATTACTATATTAAAGTTTGCACTTGCTGGAGGAGAagacactttcaaaataaagtataaTACTGCAGAATTGGAGGCTATACTCTGTAATAATGCTCTAAGCTGGGATATGATTTCGATTATTACCGTATGAGGTTTGTAACATTTTTAACACTCTCAAAATGTAACTAACTCTGATTTAACAAAACTTAAAATTACTCATTCACTGGTATATTCAGAAAATGAATCTTAAAGTTAATAGTGTGATGTTGCACAATAAAATGTACACTAGCGTTTCTCATGAACCCCAGCCCTTATTATAATAGTGGAGCAGAGCTCCTGTGGGGGAGCCCGAGCAGTTGTTTCCCAGGTCAAAAGCCAAAGCATTAATTGATCTCCAGTTTTTAATCCTCCCTGGAGCTCAGCCAACACTGACCATGAGGACATGACTGTAATCCCAGTAAAGACTGATACAAGCAGGTTTCAGTGAGCATTAATGAAGGAAGAGGGTTTTTATCTCCTGGGCAATGAAGCCCTGAAGAATAGAAAAATTAAACCGCAGAAGAAAACTGCACCtattaaatgacaaaattcTACCTATGAcagctaaccctaacccatcaaGAATAACTGTCAAGTTTCTCTTACCTACTGTTTTTGCAACACACAAAGACTTAATGAcaaaattttgtttatttatatactgCTCATTTCATCATCAGTCCCTGTTAAGCCATTGCCAATGACAAAGATTAATGATTCTCAAACTGAGATGAAACTGAATCATCAGTCAGCTGTTTCAACCTCCTTAGTTTTTAAGAGTAGATAATTGTTTTTCTCTACAACTCTCAGCATGGGGCTTATTCCATTCCTCTGCCTTACAACATTCCAGCAAAGGATTGATCTGCTTGAGTTTGATCAGCAGAGCCTAgcatgacagacagagagagtggggggggtgcaagagagaggagttCCAAAagcagaaaggcagagaggcGACTCATGTGTTGTCTGTGCAGCTAATCCTTGGGTTCCCCCGGGGCTGAGCTTGAgtacctctctctcttgctgttcAAGGAGGAAACACTAACTGCTGTGTCAAGCCGAGCTTTGAATCCTGCATTAATTGATATTGAATTTTCCAGTGCTCTAATGCCTGCTGTTTTCATCCCGACAGCATTCGCTATTGAGCTGTGCCCTCCACCATGTCTACACCAGACATGTTTATAATCTTTGTACAGCAAGCTGGTGACATTTTTGTTAAAAGATGAGAGTGAAGGCAGAGGCAGGATGTGGGCAGCATCATAATAAAGAAGgtcaagttttcttttttttttttgccagttggAAACACTTGACCATCAGCCCGTCAAGCAATGTCAAAACACTACCAGACTACAAAATGCAGATTAGCTCTCAAATACTGTTAATAGTTTGTCATCACGCtgatatatttattatttgccTGCATCAGAAATGTGACATGACGTCCTGTTTCGGGGCCAAGTTTGAGAAAATTTTGTACAAAATATAATGTGACCAGATCTACAGAGTGAGAGGTGTCAGGTAATTCTGTCGTACTGTATGATTGAATGCTACTGGTCAGCTGGCACACAGCTGTGAGTGAGCCAGTGATTGTGAGGCATGAATGAAATAGCTGATGCCAATCACCTGATGCAAGGGCAACTTCAGTGCTGTGGCTGGACTAATACAATGGTATACCTGCCTCTGCCTGGAGTGAAAAATGCAGCAGTGAATGAGGTTTCATCAGCACTGATGaaaaagtctctttttttttccacaactgTACACGCCTtgttttcaaaatcattttagttttccacagttttcttctttcaatCTGCCACTGCAGTACAAACTAACTTTagatttctaaaataaaaatatgtattaCTTTGGCATCCATCTAGTTTTCATCCAGCTAATAGCACAGTCATACAGGCCAAAACTTTGAAACTTGCGGTAAGATTTAAGGATCATCACGTCAATGCAGCATTTATTCCATGCTGTGTATCAGGTCAATAGTTCCCAATCATGTATTTGCTGCCCATACTTTAGTTATCATTCAAATTAATTAAGTTTAATATTTCAGAGAAATCACATGCATTCATCTAAAAGAACCACATCATCATCTTGACAATGGCTTTGAGGCCTGAGAGCAATTTTCATCCGTTTTTGTTAGACTGGTTgaatgtgacagtgacagatttCTCATTCTCATCATTCTTCTCAGTCTGAGGATTCATTTCCTcctcgacacacacacacacacactcaacggATTATCAGACCTATTACCTCCGACAGCACTTTCAGTGTCCTTGTCTTCACCGATAAATCCTACAACTCAAATGATCATATAAGTCACTTATCCCTGCCTTCGGATACCACCCATAGCAAGTGTATCAGTGGCAGGTGTACCAGACATTTGTCATTATGTTGCTAACAATAGTAaacaggcacaaaaacaacatggtTAGTTTTAGGAAAAGACTGTGGTTTcagttaaaataagtacttcctCAAGGTCTGGGGagctttgttgtcatggttacaattaTATACATGCATTTATGGAAAGGTATTATGGAAAGGTCAtggatgaaacaaacaaaactgattaTGAGTTTCACAGAGGACCAGGCTCCAGTGTGAACATCCTGTGTTTTGTCAACCCATCCATCCTCCTAACATGGACTGTGTTGCTCTTTATACTATGTCACCACACTCCCTCCTTTGCTCCCTTCATAATTACTATGGCCACTTTAAGTCTCCTAACGATAAAACATAACCATGggttgtaataagctgcttgcagaGACGAGCTATGGGCTTGTTTTTTGCACGAGGACAGTTTTGTCTCCACCTAATGGGAGTGTACTATCTGCTGTCAGAGAGCCATTCTGGATCGTCTAGACTGTGCTTCCAATAAAGAGGAATCAAGTGGAATCAGTCATGACTTTTCTGTTGTTGGCAACTTTATCTATAGTTTAGATAGGATGGGTTCTACGTGACATGATGGGAACATCTTTGGTTGGCTGtctttcaaaatgtcttttaaaagcTGCTCTGAAGCCCAGTGAAAGCTGGGACGTCTTATTGATTTCAGTGCTTAAAACCAGTTGAGCCATGATAGGGATTTGTCGAAGAGGAGGGCGAGACGCATTAAAGAAGGACTTTTAGACCTTGAGACAAGAGAGATAGATTGTGGAAAGTAGAGTGAAACGctgtattaaagaaaaaagttctATACACAGTATATGGCCATCTCTTTGGGCTtaagaagctgctgtgtgtaaaCTATTCGTTGCTTAAATGGGCACTTGCTGAATTTGAAAGTGAAATCAAATTGGCTAATTTACCCAAAATCCTGTTTTATTGgtattgttttttcttatctacaacaaagcaaaaggtaatgttttttatttcacattccAGATGATTCTTTCCAAAAAGCAGAGTATTTATACTTAGCAGAAACAAAGCCTGAATGCCTGTGGTcacaatgaaatacaatatGGCGGCTTGTGTTGGAGACTGACAGTTCCTTGACTGTTGTTAAGTTGTACCTGCAAAAGTGGAAGTGCtctaaaaacagtgaaataacacTTGTACTGAAGTGCTGAAACATGGTGAAATGAGATCTGTAGATGACTTAGATATTGATGAAAATTGTGGAAATCCAAAACATTTGGTTGTTGTAGCTTCCAAGGCATGATGATTTGCTGCTATTTTATACTCTATATTCAAAACCATCCGCAATTTTAACTGGTGAATGTGAGGAATCGAGATGAAAGTAAACAATTACAGTAAGTGGATTCCTGCGTGAAAGCCACGACCTGTGACAGACGGCAAGAGCAGTGCCTGCAGTGCTCAACTCTCTGTAAATGAATCTCCATGCAAAAAGTACAGAGAGTGTGCCTCATACATCATGGAGGGAGCGACCTGTGAGTTTAATACTttagatgtacagtatgtgtgcggAAAAACAGCCATATAATCTTTTCCTGAGGTAAATACAAGGAAAGCAGAATTACTTAAGGCTTAATTCAGAAACAGGTTCATCAGAGGAGAAGCAGCTATTAGTATACAACCACTATATAATGCATCTCTAAGGTATCTTGCATGTTTTCAAAAGACATATGAGTATGTATACTGTATGCAAGCtgaatgtatgtgtatatttatgtacgctggtatgtgtgtgtgtgtgtgtgtgtgtgtgcgtgcttgccACTGTTTATTCATCTACAGTTAAAAGTCACTGTGAGAAAGTCAGGAAAATATCAGCAACCCCAAAGGCCTCAAACCATCAGAGGGGCAGCAAAGCATGAGAGAGACCACAGCGATCAATATTCAAATACACATGAAGGACTGGTTCTGTATTGATTGGCATTGTGCGCTtggtttttcagtgtgtgtcaaGTTTTACTTTGCTTTGGGGAGGAAGCGTCTGTGTAACCTACTTGGACGCGGCTGCAGATTCGGGAAAAGAAACCAGAAAATGTGGGATGTTCAAAGACCTACAGAGGAAATGTGTGGTTTCAGCTCTTTCTAGCACTGAATGCTTCTGAAACAGCGATCCGGTGTGCATTTACTAACAATATCAGACAGAATAAGACAAATTCATTATGGCTATAATTGAGTACAGTAGAGCTAATTAAAAAGTGTGCAGAAAATGGGTCATCTTCACTTTGAGAGCCTGTCGCAAGTTAATTATAAAAGGATGACTTTGATCTCTAAGGTGAGCCAATTTGAAATTACGCCTGTGCCTGCTTGAAACGAGGGGGGAGGTGCTGTTGGCGTAACAGTTTCCACCTTGTTCTTTGACAGTACTCTTAGATACCCTGCTCTGTTTCTACATTTAcatgaggaaacagagcagttGTCATCTGTAATGTCCAGCATGAATAAGCAGATGATTATTTCACATATGATAGCATCCTCTGGTTTCCCTTAATGTTCCTATCAGTGTGGTTTGTTTGTACATTATGATGTAAAGCTGTAGTAAGCCTGTGCTGCCCCAGCTGTTGCAGTGACAGGGACAGTCTGTGTTGTACTTGGACTCATGAGGTCAGTGAACATATGGAGCATATGGCCCAAATACACAACATCTGGACTCCAACCGTGTCGACCAATATGACAGAAGACGGCTAAAAGGATAAAAACAGAGTTCCGAGGTGCCattaacagcaaattaaaacctAAACAGATCAGGAAACAGGGAGCCTTCTgattaaaatgtataaaaatatacatttcccATGTTTTCTATCATTACAAAACATGGCAAATCAAAAATAAAGGCCTGTAAAAGAGGCCTTTCTGCATGATTACCTTTATCGTTGACA of the Toxotes jaculatrix isolate fToxJac2 chromosome 9, fToxJac2.pri, whole genome shotgun sequence genome contains:
- the pcp4b gene encoding calmodulin regulator protein PCP4, encoding MSERQGSGAAAGNNKTSGGQDDSKTNVPEDFDIDMDDPETEKAAVAIQSQFRKFQKKKRDEKS